Genomic DNA from Cydia fagiglandana chromosome 3, ilCydFagi1.1, whole genome shotgun sequence:
ttacatacttgttagaacgtgacaggcatggtgacaagggataaaaacgcgaccgtgctacgccgcctggacGAGCTAATGACATACTTATTGAAGTTGGATAGGAAACGTATTGGTTCGCACGCGCTTTGTTTGCAAAGGCGAGGCCTTATCAAATGTAGGAGTACCTATTAAGAGCGTAACACGTTGAAGTCGTTGAATGAATGGAATTGATTTTTTGTCGCTAAATGCATGCTGTTTGTAGAGTAGGTGGATAACTATGTGGAATATTCGTTTAAATATATTccgcattttttatttaaaatatatatgaaggTATACTGTTATCGCGCGCGCTATACTCGTATACTGTACTATCTTGTGATTTTGTATTTGAGGAGCTTTTATTCAAAACGAGATTTAATTTTATCACAGCAATGTCAAACTGAGATAAGTAAATGGAAAAAAACTAGTATTTCCTATTATATACATTGATACAATTGAAACTTTGCGCTCTCTTTGCGCTGTTAGTTCAAAATAATATTGTAGACTAATACTATTCTAAAATTATTCGGAATAAGTACCTGCAGGTACCTACCCATTTAAATTAACTtagatttttgagatttaaaaatgGACAATTCGTGTTTTGCTTGTATGTTATAAGGACAAATCATATTTTGTTCGTAATCCCAGAGGTTTGACGTAAGAAAGTTTACATCAAACCAAACAAAAAGTGTTTTCTCCTCAGGCAAACTGGCGGAGAAGTAGACTAGCGATTATCTAAAGTGACAAATCACTTTTTGCATGGCAAATTCTAGTGGACAACACTATTATTGCATATGATTCAgctatacaaaattttattataatataggaAAATAAGATTTATGCAGTAAGGAAACGTTTATATAGGTGCTAATTTTAATGCTCTATAGTCTGATAACATTAActcaattttattgtttttgtgaCAAATCACGTTTTGAATATACCTAAGCTCCTCAATTAGGTAGGGTTCCGATTGTCACTTTTTGGGAACCCTTTAAAGTACACTCTTAAGgcgttttaataaattaattaactgAATATAAACGCTATTGTACATCCAGTCATGGTTAGCTGATAATTAGAGAGATTAGTTTAGAAACGAAGAATACTTATACGATTGAAAGTTAGGCATCAGCCTGTATGGTTAATGGCTGTAATTATTTCCTCACACGTGCTAGGGCTTCGCAGGAATCGCAGGCGACGTAACTAGTTAAGAACTAAATGTAATAAAGGTATAAAAGGTGTTTGAAaaagacttaatcgcgtattttagttttacctccgacgtttcgaggacggctttgtccccgtggtctcggagaagacccAAGAAGGTGTGTGGTAATGCTCAGATAAgtttaaaaaagcggccaagtgtgagtcggactcgcccatgcagggttccgtagcagcaagtaacataataaaattgcggtttacgatttaacATTAAAagaaaactacttactagatcttgTTTAAACCAATTTTCgatggaagtttgcatggtaatgtaaatattataattttactaGTTTTATCATTgtcttattttagaagtacgTATGGGTtcgatgaaaaaaaatttttgaatttcagttctaagtaaggagaacccccaaaatttattgttttttttttatttttgtgtgaaaatcttaatgcggttcacagaatacatctacttaccaagtttcaacagtatatttagtccttatagtttcggaaaaaaagtggctgtgacatacacggacaaacagacagacagacatgacgaatccataagagttccgttttttgccatttggctacggaaccctaaaaaggaaaagTAACTACAGTTTTATGCCAAGGTACGAGAGCACGAATTTCACTAGATACTATTTgagaaatatatacatatatctcgAAAAAATACCTAAGCTGTTTTAGCTTACCTTTTTCTTCgcataattatgtacttacagtcaactgtataaatatgggtgtagccaacttattcaaaaatatgtcccatagttcttaattcgatGACATACCCAATAAGGgacgggacatatttttgagatgatttgtgcacccatatttttaaagttgaCTGTACCACACCATTTAAATACACTTAATTACGTATTTAAAGCCACCTACCGTGAGTGTAAAACATTCATAGCAAATACACATTGTTTTGTTAATAATTCCTATCTCCAATTAGTAGTAACAGTGGTAATAGTTGTTAATCTCGCTACAGTTTCTCCCGCCACGTGTGCTCGATTGTTTAGGCAATGTGTAAAAGAAAGCAGAGAAGAGACATCGTCACCATACGGTCGCAGGCGAGCGCGCAGCCGCAATGCACACTCGCGTCTCGCGTGCGCCGGCGCGAGGCGGGAAAATCTATCTTACTTTATGTATTATGCATCATCTGCCTGCATCCACTGTTACAACTGTACACTCACCGCTCACAATTCTCTATTAGGACAATAATTGCTATAGACGCTATATAATTTCTTAGCAGATTTGTGTACATTCAAGCCGTTTTGTTATTCAAGTAACTAACTGGTTTTGCGGAGATAAGATTAATAATTACGGGCATGTTTCTTAGAGGCAATAACTTTAACACGATTTTGCGATATTGATGCGCGTTTTCTCTCGATTTACTTGATTGGTTTGTAGTTTTCTCACTTTTCCAtttgataggtacctacattattgtTATACATTATGTTTGTCTGGAGCTATCTTCACAATTATTTAATGACTCCCTACCATTTACTCTTGCTAATTTTACTATCCATTAGAACTTAGAACTTGTCTCACTGTCCATAAAATTAAGTGGCTACGACTAAGTAGGCAGAGGTATGTTTAGATAAGTAGGTAAATTGTGAAAACCAATTTAGCGACATTCCTGTTTTGATcgtattatttaattttcttatcACTTAAAGAAACTCGCTTTTACATCACAAATATTTCTCGGAAACTGATATTTAAAGaatataattaggtacttgAACCCAAACAAACAAATCTGTAACCAACAatgttaggtaggtattaagAAATTTGCATGAGGGCCAAACCTTCGATTAAATTTGCACCTTATTGTCTTACTGTTAAGGGTATAATTGATTCAGGAAACTCTTATCGTATGAGGTCAGCTATCAAGAGAGGTCGACCGGCAAGCCAGCTCGCCAGTGCGTCGTGAGATCACTTCTTAACCTCGACGAGCGAATCGTGCCCGTCCAAATTTGCTATTCGATAAAATATAGGCTCAGTCTGCATATTAAGTTTGGACACAACACAAGTGCCACGCTACAACAATGAAGGCCGGAATATTTGCCTTGCTGTTGGTCGTCTGTTACGTGCAATGTAAGTGCCCATTTTGTATCATCACTCGTATCCTACCTATCCAAAACGCATGACTAGAACGCATCTTTAAAATATCTATCTGCTTGAAAAACAAGCGTTTGCTTATATTTAGGTTATATATATGTTTGACAGGCTGTCGAAgaaaatttgtaaatattttacatacataGTACTTAAATCTAACCTCAATGATTATCGTTAATTTCCTATTAATATACCTAagcttaataaatatatatatgagtgcatatttatgtttatgtgCTGTTTTGAATGaacttaatgttatttttagctCATATTGAGATCAACTCTCTCgtatatttttcaccgtttgTTTACGGTTTGAGGTAATAATTAGAAATACACGCTGTATAAGTAGTAGATAGTAGTAGAatttgatatattattgtatatagGGTAATTATAATCATACAAACATTAGCACATACGCATAATTACATAGGTACAGGTCTTTATCTTTTCAAAAACTAAACTAAGTTaccaaacttttttttaaattacaggtAAAAAGACGTATGCCCCCCTGCCCAAACATGCCAACGTAGACTTTATTAATATGGAGGGAGGTGGGATCAAGCCAGCGCCGCGGCCGGGCGGCGTGGCGACCCCTGCATCTAAACCTCAGCCAGTACCCGCGGTTCAACCCGCCTCAACTCCAGTACCTAAACCAGCCCAAGCTCAACCAGCACCGACTACAGGAAAACCAGCACCAGTCGTCACCACCAAACCAGCGCAACCCGCCGTCACGCCCGCTCAACCGAAAacaacaaatcaaatcaaacCAGCCCCCATTAACCCGTCGCCAGTGGCCAACCCCATCACGACTCCTGGACCCGGCAGTGTCAAGGATTTGGTCAACTTCTACAATAGTCAAGGCAAAGGCAGCCCCATCCGTCCCTACAGTTACAGCCAGTCTGTTAAA
This window encodes:
- the LOC134680543 gene encoding uncharacterized protein LOC134680543 translates to MKAGIFALLLVVCYVQCKKTYAPLPKHANVDFINMEGGGIKPAPRPGGVATPASKPQPVPAVQPASTPVPKPAQAQPAPTTGKPAPVVTTKPAQPAVTPAQPKTTNQIKPAPINPSPVANPITTPGPGSVKDLVNFYNSQGKGSPIRPYSYSQSVKQG